The following coding sequences are from one Saccopteryx bilineata isolate mSacBil1 chromosome 3, mSacBil1_pri_phased_curated, whole genome shotgun sequence window:
- the LOC136331836 gene encoding LOW QUALITY PROTEIN: zinc finger protein 773-like (The sequence of the model RefSeq protein was modified relative to this genomic sequence to represent the inferred CDS: inserted 1 base in 1 codon; deleted 2 bases in 2 codons) has protein sequence MTRRNGGCVTFKDMVIYFSWEEWGLLDEAQKRLYCNVMLENVAQMASLGFANSRTHGITQPEQWGAPCLPAQGVTDAATPRGCWCAAEVEQSVHVDECSEQTFPNIRSCPLEREDWGPREKDFLIDSGLTHQVTPSTGEPHGNSESHPEKRHYKCCEWGKDFGQKYLLVQHQRLHMGEKPYECSKCGKLFRHKSNLFIHQIVHTGERPDGFSECGKSFSCNADLIQHQRGHTGEKPFTCSECGKYFRHNCTLIQHHRIHTGVRPYECSECGKFFSFNSSLMKHHKVQTGERPYKCIECRKFYSHKSSLINHWRVHTEERPYECXGCGRLFSENSSLIKHHRIHTGVRLYECRECGKCFCHSPSLARHQRIHTGEMPYEYSDCGKLFTQCFNLTQHLKVHRGEKS, from the exons ATGACCAGAAGAAACGGT GGCTGTGTGACCTTCAAAGACATGGTCATCTACTTTTCCTGGGAGGAGTGGGGGCTCCTCGATGAGGCCCAGAAACGTCTGTACTGCAATGTGATGCTGGAGAACGTGGCACAGATGGCATCTCTGG GATTTGCAAATTCCAGGACACATGGAATTACCCAGCCGGAGCAGTGGGGAGCACCGTGTCTCCCTGCCCAGGGAGTCACAGATGCAGCCACACCAAGAG GTTGTTGGTGTGCAGCAGAGGTTGAGCAGAGTGTTCATGTAGA CGAGTGCTCAGAGCAAACCTTCCCCAACATCAGAAGCTGCCCTTTGGAGAGAGAAGATTGGGGGCCACGTGAGAAGGACTTCCTGATCGACTCTGGTCTTACCCATCAGGTGACTCCCAGTACAGGGGAGCCACATGGGAACTCGGAGAGTCACCCTGAAAAAAGGCATTACAAGTGCTGCGAATGGGGGAAAGACTTTGGTCAGAAATACTTACTTGTTCAACACCAGAGACTACACATGGGGGAAAAGCCGTATGAGTGCAGTAAATGTGGGAAATTATTTAGGCACAAATCCAACCTTTTTATACACCAAATAGTTCACACTGGTGAAAGGCCTGACGGGTTTAGCGAATGTGGGAAATCCTTTAGCTGCAATGCTGACCTCATTCAACACCAGAGAGGTCACACTGGAGAAAAGCCTTTTAcctgcagtgagtgtgggaaatACTTCAGGCATAACTGCACCCTTATTCAGCACCACAGAATCCACACTGGAGTAAGACCTTatgagtgcagtgaatgtgggaaattcTTCAGCTTCAACTCAAGCCTCATGAAACATCACAAAGTGCAAACTGGAGAAAGACCT TATAAGTGCATTGAATGCAGGAAATTCTATAGCCACAAATCAAGCCTTATTAATCACTGGAGAGTTCACACTGAAGAAAGGCCTTATGAGT AGGGATGTGGGAGACTCTTTAGTGAGAATTCCAGCCTCATTAAACACCACAGGATTCACACTGGAGTGAGACTTTATGagtgcagggagtgtgggaaATGTTTCTGCCACAGCCCCAGCCTGGCTAGACATCAGAGGATTCACACTGGAGAAATGCCTTATGAGTACAGTGATTGTGGGAAATTGTTTACTCAGTGTTTCAACCTCACTCAACACCTGAAAGTTCACAGAGGAGAGAAGTCTTGA
- the LOC136331831 gene encoding zinc finger protein 772-like isoform X2 codes for MNSELMMDHTQVTFEDVFVYFSQEEWGLLDEAQRRLYHDVMLQNLALTASLGSWRGLKDEEMPLRQRVSTQGVPQGMTPKAGPAFQKAYPCETHDPVFKDMLHLAEYQEPHPGQKPCGKQFWFNANLHHQKQPSGRKPFRREEGRIFLVNKCPAQLLKMPFLAGEGYKDFSTSSGIFQPCIPPHQWKPFSETECAAEAFHSGQRHYECSECGKTFSRKDSLVQHRRVHTGERPYECSECGKTFSRKPILAQHQRIHTGEMPYACSICGKVFNHSSNLIVHQRVHTGARPYKCSECGKAYSHKSTLVQHQSIHTGERPYECSECGKYFGHKYRLIKHWSVHTGARPYECIACGKFFSQSSDLIAHQRVHNGERPFVCSECGKGFSHKHVLIQHHRIHTGERPFKCSECGKAFRQRASLIRHWKVHTGERP; via the exons ATGAACTCAGAATTAATGATGGACCATACacag GTGACCTTTGAGGACGTGTTCGtgtacttctcccaggaggagtgGGGGCTCCTTGATGAGGCTCAGAGGCGCCTGTACCACGATGTGATGCTACAGAACTTGGCACTTACAGCCTCGCTGG GTTCCTGGCGTGGATTAAAGGATGAGGAGATGCCGTTGAGGCAGAGAGTTTCGACACAAGGAGTGCCACAGGGCATGACTCCCAAGGCAGGCCCTGCTTTCCAGAAAGCCTACCCCTGTGAGACACATGACCCTGTCTTCAAAGACATGTTGCACTTAGCTGAGTACCAAGAACCACACCCTGGGCAGAAACCATGTGGGAAACAATTCTGGTTCAATGCTAACCTTCACCACCAGAAACAGCCTAGTGGACGGAAACCCTTCAGAAGAGAGGAAGGCCGTATTTTTCTTGTGAACAAATGCCCTGCCCAGCTATTGAAAATGCCCTTTCTGGCTGGGGAGGGCTATAAAGACTTCTCGACTAGCTCAGGAATTTTCCAGCCCTGTATCCCGCCCCATCAGTGGAAGCCATTCAGTGAGACAGAGTGTGCTGCTGAGGCCTTTCACAGTGGACAAAGGCATTACGAGTGCAGTGAGTGTGGAAAAACTTTCAGCCGCAAAGACTCCCTCGTCCAGCACCGGAGAGTCCACACTGGAGAGAGGCCATATGAGTGCAGCGAGTGTGGGAAAACCTTCAGCCGCAAGCCCATCCTTGCTCAACACCAGCGAATTCACACCGGAGAAATGCCCTACGCGTGCAGCATATGTGGGAAGGTTTTCAATCACAGCTCCAACCTTATTGTACACCAAAGAGTTCACACGGGAGCAAGGCCTTACAAATGCAGCGAGTGTGGGAAAGCCTACAGCCACAAATCTACCCTTGTTCAGCATCAGAGCATCCACACTGGAGAAAGGCCCTATGAGTGCAGCGAATGTGGGAAATACTTTGGTCACAAATACCGGCTCATTAAACACTGGAGCGTTCATACTGGGGCAAGACCTTATGAGTGCATTGCGTGTGGGAAATTCTTTAGCCAAAGCTCTGACCTTATTGCACACCAGCGGGTCCACAATGGTGAAAGGCCCTTTGTGTGCAgcgagtgtgggaaaggcttcagcCACAAACATGTGCTAATTCAGCACCATagaattcacactggagaaaggccatttaagtgcagtgaatgtggaaagGCCTTCAGGCAGAGGGCTTCCCTCATCCGACATTGGAaagttcacactggagaaaggccaTAA
- the LOC136331831 gene encoding zinc finger protein 772-like isoform X1: MNSELMMDHTQGQVTFEDVFVYFSQEEWGLLDEAQRRLYHDVMLQNLALTASLGSWRGLKDEEMPLRQRVSTQGVPQGMTPKAGPAFQKAYPCETHDPVFKDMLHLAEYQEPHPGQKPCGKQFWFNANLHHQKQPSGRKPFRREEGRIFLVNKCPAQLLKMPFLAGEGYKDFSTSSGIFQPCIPPHQWKPFSETECAAEAFHSGQRHYECSECGKTFSRKDSLVQHRRVHTGERPYECSECGKTFSRKPILAQHQRIHTGEMPYACSICGKVFNHSSNLIVHQRVHTGARPYKCSECGKAYSHKSTLVQHQSIHTGERPYECSECGKYFGHKYRLIKHWSVHTGARPYECIACGKFFSQSSDLIAHQRVHNGERPFVCSECGKGFSHKHVLIQHHRIHTGERPFKCSECGKAFRQRASLIRHWKVHTGERP; the protein is encoded by the exons ATGAACTCAGAATTAATGATGGACCATACacag GGGCAGGTGACCTTTGAGGACGTGTTCGtgtacttctcccaggaggagtgGGGGCTCCTTGATGAGGCTCAGAGGCGCCTGTACCACGATGTGATGCTACAGAACTTGGCACTTACAGCCTCGCTGG GTTCCTGGCGTGGATTAAAGGATGAGGAGATGCCGTTGAGGCAGAGAGTTTCGACACAAGGAGTGCCACAGGGCATGACTCCCAAGGCAGGCCCTGCTTTCCAGAAAGCCTACCCCTGTGAGACACATGACCCTGTCTTCAAAGACATGTTGCACTTAGCTGAGTACCAAGAACCACACCCTGGGCAGAAACCATGTGGGAAACAATTCTGGTTCAATGCTAACCTTCACCACCAGAAACAGCCTAGTGGACGGAAACCCTTCAGAAGAGAGGAAGGCCGTATTTTTCTTGTGAACAAATGCCCTGCCCAGCTATTGAAAATGCCCTTTCTGGCTGGGGAGGGCTATAAAGACTTCTCGACTAGCTCAGGAATTTTCCAGCCCTGTATCCCGCCCCATCAGTGGAAGCCATTCAGTGAGACAGAGTGTGCTGCTGAGGCCTTTCACAGTGGACAAAGGCATTACGAGTGCAGTGAGTGTGGAAAAACTTTCAGCCGCAAAGACTCCCTCGTCCAGCACCGGAGAGTCCACACTGGAGAGAGGCCATATGAGTGCAGCGAGTGTGGGAAAACCTTCAGCCGCAAGCCCATCCTTGCTCAACACCAGCGAATTCACACCGGAGAAATGCCCTACGCGTGCAGCATATGTGGGAAGGTTTTCAATCACAGCTCCAACCTTATTGTACACCAAAGAGTTCACACGGGAGCAAGGCCTTACAAATGCAGCGAGTGTGGGAAAGCCTACAGCCACAAATCTACCCTTGTTCAGCATCAGAGCATCCACACTGGAGAAAGGCCCTATGAGTGCAGCGAATGTGGGAAATACTTTGGTCACAAATACCGGCTCATTAAACACTGGAGCGTTCATACTGGGGCAAGACCTTATGAGTGCATTGCGTGTGGGAAATTCTTTAGCCAAAGCTCTGACCTTATTGCACACCAGCGGGTCCACAATGGTGAAAGGCCCTTTGTGTGCAgcgagtgtgggaaaggcttcagcCACAAACATGTGCTAATTCAGCACCATagaattcacactggagaaaggccatttaagtgcagtgaatgtggaaagGCCTTCAGGCAGAGGGCTTCCCTCATCCGACATTGGAaagttcacactggagaaaggccaTAA
- the LOC136331831 gene encoding zinc finger protein 772-like isoform X4, producing MNSELMMDHTQVTFEDVFVYFSQEEWGLLDEAQRRLYHDVMLQNLALTASLGYASFTSHEVALLEPGTKPCLSYWGDMTPAMTRKAQSSWRGLKDEEMPLRQRVSTQGVPQGMTPKAGPAFQKAYPCETHDPVFKDMLHLAEYQEPHPGQKPCGKQFWFNANLHHQKQPSGRKPFRREEGRIFLVNKCPAQLLKMPFLAGEGYKDFSTSSGIFQPCIPPHQWKPFSETECAAEAFHSGQRHYECSECGKTFSRKDSLVQHRRVHTGERPYECSECGKTFSRKPILAQHQRIHTGEMPYACSICGKVFNHSSNLIVHQRVHTGARPYKCSECGKAYSHKSTLVQHQSIHTGERPYECSECGKYFGHKYRLIKHWSVHTGARPYECIACGKFFSQSSDLIAHQRVHNGERPFVCSECGKGFSHKHVLIQHHRIHTGERPFKCSECGKAFRQRASLIRHWKVHTGERP from the exons ATGAACTCAGAATTAATGATGGACCATACacag GTGACCTTTGAGGACGTGTTCGtgtacttctcccaggaggagtgGGGGCTCCTTGATGAGGCTCAGAGGCGCCTGTACCACGATGTGATGCTACAGAACTTGGCACTTACAGCCTCGCTGG GATATGCATCTTTCACGTCCCATGAGGTGGCCCTATTGGAGCCAGGCACCAAACCCTGTCTGTCTTACTGGGGTGACATGACTCCAGCCATGACCAGAAAAGCTCAGA GTTCCTGGCGTGGATTAAAGGATGAGGAGATGCCGTTGAGGCAGAGAGTTTCGACACAAGGAGTGCCACAGGGCATGACTCCCAAGGCAGGCCCTGCTTTCCAGAAAGCCTACCCCTGTGAGACACATGACCCTGTCTTCAAAGACATGTTGCACTTAGCTGAGTACCAAGAACCACACCCTGGGCAGAAACCATGTGGGAAACAATTCTGGTTCAATGCTAACCTTCACCACCAGAAACAGCCTAGTGGACGGAAACCCTTCAGAAGAGAGGAAGGCCGTATTTTTCTTGTGAACAAATGCCCTGCCCAGCTATTGAAAATGCCCTTTCTGGCTGGGGAGGGCTATAAAGACTTCTCGACTAGCTCAGGAATTTTCCAGCCCTGTATCCCGCCCCATCAGTGGAAGCCATTCAGTGAGACAGAGTGTGCTGCTGAGGCCTTTCACAGTGGACAAAGGCATTACGAGTGCAGTGAGTGTGGAAAAACTTTCAGCCGCAAAGACTCCCTCGTCCAGCACCGGAGAGTCCACACTGGAGAGAGGCCATATGAGTGCAGCGAGTGTGGGAAAACCTTCAGCCGCAAGCCCATCCTTGCTCAACACCAGCGAATTCACACCGGAGAAATGCCCTACGCGTGCAGCATATGTGGGAAGGTTTTCAATCACAGCTCCAACCTTATTGTACACCAAAGAGTTCACACGGGAGCAAGGCCTTACAAATGCAGCGAGTGTGGGAAAGCCTACAGCCACAAATCTACCCTTGTTCAGCATCAGAGCATCCACACTGGAGAAAGGCCCTATGAGTGCAGCGAATGTGGGAAATACTTTGGTCACAAATACCGGCTCATTAAACACTGGAGCGTTCATACTGGGGCAAGACCTTATGAGTGCATTGCGTGTGGGAAATTCTTTAGCCAAAGCTCTGACCTTATTGCACACCAGCGGGTCCACAATGGTGAAAGGCCCTTTGTGTGCAgcgagtgtgggaaaggcttcagcCACAAACATGTGCTAATTCAGCACCATagaattcacactggagaaaggccatttaagtgcagtgaatgtggaaagGCCTTCAGGCAGAGGGCTTCCCTCATCCGACATTGGAaagttcacactggagaaaggccaTAA
- the LOC136331831 gene encoding zinc finger protein 772-like isoform X3, producing the protein MPLRQRVSTQGVPQGMTPKAGPAFQKAYPCETHDPVFKDMLHLAEYQEPHPGQKPCGKQFWFNANLHHQKQPSGRKPFRREEGRIFLVNKCPAQLLKMPFLAGEGYKDFSTSSGIFQPCIPPHQWKPFSETECAAEAFHSGQRHYECSECGKTFSRKDSLVQHRRVHTGERPYECSECGKTFSRKPILAQHQRIHTGEMPYACSICGKVFNHSSNLIVHQRVHTGARPYKCSECGKAYSHKSTLVQHQSIHTGERPYECSECGKYFGHKYRLIKHWSVHTGARPYECIACGKFFSQSSDLIAHQRVHNGERPFVCSECGKGFSHKHVLIQHHRIHTGERPFKCSECGKAFRQRASLIRHWKVHTGERP; encoded by the coding sequence ATGCCGTTGAGGCAGAGAGTTTCGACACAAGGAGTGCCACAGGGCATGACTCCCAAGGCAGGCCCTGCTTTCCAGAAAGCCTACCCCTGTGAGACACATGACCCTGTCTTCAAAGACATGTTGCACTTAGCTGAGTACCAAGAACCACACCCTGGGCAGAAACCATGTGGGAAACAATTCTGGTTCAATGCTAACCTTCACCACCAGAAACAGCCTAGTGGACGGAAACCCTTCAGAAGAGAGGAAGGCCGTATTTTTCTTGTGAACAAATGCCCTGCCCAGCTATTGAAAATGCCCTTTCTGGCTGGGGAGGGCTATAAAGACTTCTCGACTAGCTCAGGAATTTTCCAGCCCTGTATCCCGCCCCATCAGTGGAAGCCATTCAGTGAGACAGAGTGTGCTGCTGAGGCCTTTCACAGTGGACAAAGGCATTACGAGTGCAGTGAGTGTGGAAAAACTTTCAGCCGCAAAGACTCCCTCGTCCAGCACCGGAGAGTCCACACTGGAGAGAGGCCATATGAGTGCAGCGAGTGTGGGAAAACCTTCAGCCGCAAGCCCATCCTTGCTCAACACCAGCGAATTCACACCGGAGAAATGCCCTACGCGTGCAGCATATGTGGGAAGGTTTTCAATCACAGCTCCAACCTTATTGTACACCAAAGAGTTCACACGGGAGCAAGGCCTTACAAATGCAGCGAGTGTGGGAAAGCCTACAGCCACAAATCTACCCTTGTTCAGCATCAGAGCATCCACACTGGAGAAAGGCCCTATGAGTGCAGCGAATGTGGGAAATACTTTGGTCACAAATACCGGCTCATTAAACACTGGAGCGTTCATACTGGGGCAAGACCTTATGAGTGCATTGCGTGTGGGAAATTCTTTAGCCAAAGCTCTGACCTTATTGCACACCAGCGGGTCCACAATGGTGAAAGGCCCTTTGTGTGCAgcgagtgtgggaaaggcttcagcCACAAACATGTGCTAATTCAGCACCATagaattcacactggagaaaggccatttaagtgcagtgaatgtggaaagGCCTTCAGGCAGAGGGCTTCCCTCATCCGACATTGGAaagttcacactggagaaaggccaTAA
- the LOC136331829 gene encoding zinc finger protein 548-like isoform X2 — MSPTKGHVVFEDVAIHFSQEEWGLLDEAQRHLYCRVMLENLALLCSIGSCHGAQGEETPSQQGGSAGVSQVRTPKPDVCFQKAHSCETCGPLLKDILCLAEQAGTHTQQGVYTCVAGLPLCHEEQGRRKLSGWEEERALSVKNCSVHTAESSLTCRELGKDFTTSTGLPQHQAPHSTEGRETLERAQSSYKCDECGKSLSHKEIFVENQNMHTEIKPSEHLEGGGFLSQRSGLTEHQRVHSRPVNYECRQCGKSVKDSSTLITHQRVHPGEKPYKCGKCGKFFRYTFTLERHQRVHTGPRPYECSTCGKCFLDFPTLTIHQRVHTRGKRFECNHCGKFFRFHFTLERHQKAHSGERPYECNECGKLFKHNSNHIRHQRNHTGERPYECSVCGKLFSQNYHLNRHQSVHTREKNYECTQCGKFFMDGSTLIIHQRVHTGEKPYDCGECGKVFRYNSSLIKHRRIHTGEKPYECSDCGKGFRQNSHLVRHREVHSRVSETRKDFKENSAL; from the exons GGCCATGTAGTCTTTGAGGACGTGGCCATACATTTCTCCCAGGAGGAGTGGGGACTCCTGGATGAGGCTCAGAGGCACCTGTACTGCCGTGTGATGCTGGAGAACTTGGCACTTCTGTGTTCTATTG GTAGCTGCCATGGAGCCCAGGGTGAGGAGACACCTTCACAGCAAGGCGGTTCTGCAGGGGTGTCCCAGGTCAGGACTCCAAAGCCAGATGTGTGCTTCCAGAAGGCTCATTCTTGTGAGACGTGTGGCCCGCTTTTGAAAGACATCTTGTGTCTAGCTGAGCAAGCTGGCACCCACACTCAGCAGGGGGTGTACACATGTGTGGCCGGTCTCCCCCTGTGCCATGAGGAGCAGGGTAGAAGGAAGCTTTCTggttgggaggaggagagggcttTATCCGTGAAGAACTGCAGTGTTCACACAGCCGAGAGTTCGTTGACATGCAGGGAGCTTGGAAAGGACTTCACAACGAGCACAGGCCTTCCTCAGCACCAGGCCCCTCACAGCACTGAGGGCAGGGAGACTCTGGAAAGGGCGCAGAGCAGTTATAAGTGTGATGAATGTGGAAAATCCCTTAGCCACAAAGAGATATTTGTTGAAAACCAAAACATGCACACTGAAATAAAGCCCTCTGAGCACCTTGAAGGTGGGGGATTCTTGAGTCAAAGGTCTGGCCTCACTGAACACCAAAGAGTTCACAGCAGGCCGGTGAACTATGAGTGTCGCCAGTGTGGGAAAAGTGTTAAAGACAGCTCCACGCTCATCACTCATCAGAGAGTTCACCCTGGAGAAAAGCCATATAAATGCGGCAAATGTGGGAAATTCTTCAGGTACACCTTTACACTAGAAAGACATCAAAGAGTTCACACCGGACCCAGGCCGTACGAGTGCAGCACATGTGGGAAGTGTTTCCTAGACTTCCCCACACTTACTATTCATCAGAGAGTCCACACGCGGGGAAAGCGTTTTGaatgcaaccactgtggaaagttCTTTAGGTTCCATTTTACACTGGAGAGACATCAGAAAGCTCACAGTGGGGAAAGGCCTTACGAgtgcaatgaatgtgggaaacTGTTTAAGCACAACTCAAATCACATCAGACATCAGAGAAACCACACTGGAGAGAGGCCGTATGAGTGCAGCGTATGTGGTAAACTCTTCAGCCAAAACTACCATCTCAATCGGCACCAAAGTGTTCAcaccagagaaaaaaattatgaatgcaCTCAGTGTGGGAAATTCTTTATGGATGGCTCCACACTCATTAttcatcagagagttcacactggagagaagccttatgaTTGTGGCGAATGTGGGAAAGTCTTCAGGTACAACTCCAGCCTCATTAAACATCGGAGAATTCACACGGGAGAAAAGCCCTATGAGTGCAGCGACTGTGGGAAAGGCTTCAGGCAGAACTCCCACCTTGTTCGGCATCGAGAAGTTCACAGCAGAGTATCGGAAACCAGAAAAGACTTCAAAGAAAATTCTGCTCTCTGA
- the LOC136331829 gene encoding zinc finger protein 547-like isoform X1, with amino-acid sequence MSPTKGPMVAAEMIMDPAQGHVVFEDVAIHFSQEEWGLLDEAQRHLYCRVMLENLALLCSIGSCHGAQGEETPSQQGGSAGVSQVRTPKPDVCFQKAHSCETCGPLLKDILCLAEQAGTHTQQGVYTCVAGLPLCHEEQGRRKLSGWEEERALSVKNCSVHTAESSLTCRELGKDFTTSTGLPQHQAPHSTEGRETLERAQSSYKCDECGKSLSHKEIFVENQNMHTEIKPSEHLEGGGFLSQRSGLTEHQRVHSRPVNYECRQCGKSVKDSSTLITHQRVHPGEKPYKCGKCGKFFRYTFTLERHQRVHTGPRPYECSTCGKCFLDFPTLTIHQRVHTRGKRFECNHCGKFFRFHFTLERHQKAHSGERPYECNECGKLFKHNSNHIRHQRNHTGERPYECSVCGKLFSQNYHLNRHQSVHTREKNYECTQCGKFFMDGSTLIIHQRVHTGEKPYDCGECGKVFRYNSSLIKHRRIHTGEKPYECSDCGKGFRQNSHLVRHREVHSRVSETRKDFKENSAL; translated from the exons GGCCATGTAGTCTTTGAGGACGTGGCCATACATTTCTCCCAGGAGGAGTGGGGACTCCTGGATGAGGCTCAGAGGCACCTGTACTGCCGTGTGATGCTGGAGAACTTGGCACTTCTGTGTTCTATTG GTAGCTGCCATGGAGCCCAGGGTGAGGAGACACCTTCACAGCAAGGCGGTTCTGCAGGGGTGTCCCAGGTCAGGACTCCAAAGCCAGATGTGTGCTTCCAGAAGGCTCATTCTTGTGAGACGTGTGGCCCGCTTTTGAAAGACATCTTGTGTCTAGCTGAGCAAGCTGGCACCCACACTCAGCAGGGGGTGTACACATGTGTGGCCGGTCTCCCCCTGTGCCATGAGGAGCAGGGTAGAAGGAAGCTTTCTggttgggaggaggagagggcttTATCCGTGAAGAACTGCAGTGTTCACACAGCCGAGAGTTCGTTGACATGCAGGGAGCTTGGAAAGGACTTCACAACGAGCACAGGCCTTCCTCAGCACCAGGCCCCTCACAGCACTGAGGGCAGGGAGACTCTGGAAAGGGCGCAGAGCAGTTATAAGTGTGATGAATGTGGAAAATCCCTTAGCCACAAAGAGATATTTGTTGAAAACCAAAACATGCACACTGAAATAAAGCCCTCTGAGCACCTTGAAGGTGGGGGATTCTTGAGTCAAAGGTCTGGCCTCACTGAACACCAAAGAGTTCACAGCAGGCCGGTGAACTATGAGTGTCGCCAGTGTGGGAAAAGTGTTAAAGACAGCTCCACGCTCATCACTCATCAGAGAGTTCACCCTGGAGAAAAGCCATATAAATGCGGCAAATGTGGGAAATTCTTCAGGTACACCTTTACACTAGAAAGACATCAAAGAGTTCACACCGGACCCAGGCCGTACGAGTGCAGCACATGTGGGAAGTGTTTCCTAGACTTCCCCACACTTACTATTCATCAGAGAGTCCACACGCGGGGAAAGCGTTTTGaatgcaaccactgtggaaagttCTTTAGGTTCCATTTTACACTGGAGAGACATCAGAAAGCTCACAGTGGGGAAAGGCCTTACGAgtgcaatgaatgtgggaaacTGTTTAAGCACAACTCAAATCACATCAGACATCAGAGAAACCACACTGGAGAGAGGCCGTATGAGTGCAGCGTATGTGGTAAACTCTTCAGCCAAAACTACCATCTCAATCGGCACCAAAGTGTTCAcaccagagaaaaaaattatgaatgcaCTCAGTGTGGGAAATTCTTTATGGATGGCTCCACACTCATTAttcatcagagagttcacactggagagaagccttatgaTTGTGGCGAATGTGGGAAAGTCTTCAGGTACAACTCCAGCCTCATTAAACATCGGAGAATTCACACGGGAGAAAAGCCCTATGAGTGCAGCGACTGTGGGAAAGGCTTCAGGCAGAACTCCCACCTTGTTCGGCATCGAGAAGTTCACAGCAGAGTATCGGAAACCAGAAAAGACTTCAAAGAAAATTCTGCTCTCTGA